Proteins from one Cryptomeria japonica chromosome 4, Sugi_1.0, whole genome shotgun sequence genomic window:
- the LOC131074117 gene encoding uncharacterized protein LOC131074117, with the protein MEDSSDFEENRTGNEKRRKLAMSNEIEVGSGLSVDEENCYNDNENTAERDNCGEESAQFQIQKEEGTHSEEDDNAKDGQAEAEQIVVSKAMEDTIQQIQEKMEQFTQRVSGFLETGKNFFMEMSNEFEERIVMIHQEQIDKWQEEIQLLRTIDSINEDMIARLNDAQYLLHTTRMD; encoded by the exons ATGGAAGACTCAAGCGATTTCGAAGAGAACCGGACAGGAAATGAAAAGCGCAGGAAGCTG GCTATGAGCAATGAAATTGAAGTTGGCTCTGGTTTGTCAGTGGACGAAGAAAACTGCTACAATGATAATGAGAACACAGCCGAGCGAGATAATTGTGGTGAAGAGAGTGCACAGTTTCAGATACAAAAAGAGGAAGGTACACACAGTGAAGAAGATGACAATGCAAAAGATGGTCAGGCAGAAGCAGAGCAAATCGTTGTATCTAAAGCCATGGAAGACACCATTCAGCAAATCCAAGAGAAGATGGAACAATTTACTCAGCGG GTGTCTGGATTTCTAGAGACCGGGAAGAATTTCTTCATGGAAATGTCAAATGAATTTGAGGAGCGCATTGTGAT GATACATCAAGAACAAATTGATAAATGGCAAGAGGAGATACAACTACTTCGCACAATTGATTCCATTAATGAAGACATGATTGCTCGCCTCAATGATGCTCAGTATCTTCTTCACACCACACGTATGGACTGA